The following are from one region of the Rosistilla carotiformis genome:
- a CDS encoding AAA family ATPase, with product MTTSIDQAFRKAYAKRTGTSGATSESTNGTIAVWIDEPSGKTFRNESAQAVGAPHFEPGPANPKVAVDAPAAPSVADESLEPTIDLPTATVESAVAEPSEPIAVAPTAAPAEPAVVSEPVVVAAEPTSPPPAVVAPTLPESSAVAPIAEASKLKIDVRPGTTAYDAWAAKLQTLDLAPKMEASKAMEPTIAKPSPALTRDALPAFAPVWEVDEFLLPEVAKNLVAEHLHAMGTQLERASREGLQTMAVSSQNRQTGRSTVAIAIAQVAANNGLRVALVDADAESPSLLEKLQLEMTNDWVDAISQDVSIEEVAVTSLANNFCFLPLLEKTPEQLKQIDHCAASLLERLKLHFDFIVVDFGPLQHASFGLSIPLSDELFDAVVLIEDMRRIDPETLESYARRIRAVGIDNIGLIENYVDADTADAAA from the coding sequence ATGACCACGAGTATCGATCAGGCATTTCGCAAAGCGTATGCCAAACGCACGGGAACGTCGGGTGCCACCAGCGAATCGACCAACGGTACGATTGCTGTCTGGATCGACGAACCCTCGGGAAAGACCTTTCGAAACGAATCGGCGCAAGCCGTGGGGGCGCCCCATTTCGAACCCGGCCCTGCGAACCCAAAGGTTGCTGTCGACGCCCCTGCTGCTCCAAGCGTCGCGGACGAATCGTTGGAGCCCACGATCGATCTTCCGACGGCGACCGTCGAATCTGCAGTGGCTGAGCCATCGGAGCCGATCGCCGTTGCCCCAACCGCAGCTCCGGCGGAACCCGCCGTTGTTAGCGAGCCGGTAGTCGTGGCGGCCGAACCGACTTCGCCTCCACCCGCCGTGGTGGCGCCCACGCTCCCCGAATCCTCCGCTGTCGCACCGATCGCAGAGGCGAGCAAGCTAAAGATCGATGTCCGCCCGGGAACAACCGCCTACGATGCCTGGGCGGCCAAGCTGCAAACGCTGGACTTGGCTCCCAAAATGGAAGCCTCGAAGGCGATGGAACCCACGATCGCAAAACCGTCACCTGCCCTGACTCGTGACGCGCTGCCCGCGTTCGCGCCGGTCTGGGAAGTGGACGAGTTCTTGTTGCCGGAAGTGGCAAAGAACTTGGTCGCCGAACATCTGCATGCCATGGGTACGCAATTGGAACGTGCCAGTCGTGAAGGGTTGCAAACTATGGCCGTCTCCAGCCAGAACCGTCAAACCGGTCGCTCGACGGTGGCGATTGCGATTGCCCAAGTCGCTGCCAACAACGGTCTTCGCGTGGCATTGGTCGATGCCGATGCCGAAAGTCCGTCGTTACTGGAAAAATTGCAGCTGGAAATGACCAACGACTGGGTCGACGCGATCTCTCAAGACGTATCGATTGAAGAAGTGGCGGTAACATCGCTGGCGAACAATTTCTGCTTCCTGCCGCTGCTGGAAAAAACGCCAGAGCAGCTCAAGCAGATCGACCACTGTGCCGCTTCGCTGCTGGAACGCCTGAAGTTGCACTTCGATTTCATCGTTGTCGATTTTGGACCGCTACAACACGCCAGCTTTGGTCTCTCGATTCCGCTGAGCGATGAACTGTTCGATGCCGTCGTCCTGATCGAAGACATGCGGCGGATCGATCCCGAAACGCTCGAATCGTACGCGCGTCGAATTCGCGCCGTCGGTATCGATAACATTGGCCTGATTGAAAACTACGTCGACGCTGACACCGCGGATGCCGCCGCGTAG